A single window of Streptomyces cathayae DNA harbors:
- the cydB gene encoding cytochrome d ubiquinol oxidase subunit II: protein MELHNVWFVLIAVLWIGYFFLEGFDFGIGILTRLLARDRTEKRVLINTIGPVWDGNEVWLLTAGGATFAAFPEWYATLFSGFYLPLLVILVCLIIRGVAFEYRAKRPEERWQRNWETAIFWTSLIPAFLWGVAFGNIVRGVKIDSEFEYVGNVWDLLNPYALLGGLVTLTLFTFHGAVFASLKTVGEIRGRARQLAQRVGLVTAVLALVFLLWTQADGGDGASLVALVVTVAALVGALMANRAGREGWSFTLSGVTIVAAVAMLFLTLFPNVMPSTLNADWSLTVTNASSGAYTLKIMTWLALIATPFVMLYQGWTYWVFRKRIGTQHIADPVH, encoded by the coding sequence ATGGAACTGCACAACGTCTGGTTCGTTCTGATCGCCGTCCTGTGGATCGGCTACTTCTTCCTGGAGGGCTTCGACTTCGGGATCGGGATCCTCACCCGGCTGCTCGCCCGCGACCGTACCGAGAAGCGGGTGCTGATCAACACCATCGGGCCTGTCTGGGACGGCAACGAGGTGTGGCTGCTCACGGCCGGTGGCGCGACCTTCGCCGCCTTCCCCGAGTGGTACGCCACGCTCTTCTCCGGCTTCTACCTGCCGCTGCTGGTCATTCTGGTCTGCCTGATCATCCGGGGTGTCGCCTTCGAGTACCGGGCGAAGCGGCCGGAGGAGCGCTGGCAGCGCAACTGGGAGACGGCGATCTTCTGGACCTCGCTCATCCCCGCCTTCCTCTGGGGCGTGGCGTTCGGGAACATCGTGCGCGGAGTGAAGATCGACTCCGAGTTCGAGTACGTGGGCAACGTCTGGGACCTGCTCAACCCGTATGCCCTGCTGGGCGGCCTGGTCACGCTGACGCTCTTCACCTTCCACGGTGCGGTGTTCGCGTCGCTCAAGACCGTCGGTGAGATCCGGGGACGGGCGCGGCAGCTGGCACAGCGCGTGGGGCTGGTCACGGCCGTGCTGGCACTGGTCTTCCTGCTGTGGACGCAGGCCGACGGTGGTGACGGGGCGAGTCTGGTCGCGCTGGTGGTCACGGTCGCCGCGCTGGTCGGCGCCCTGATGGCGAACCGGGCGGGACGCGAGGGATGGTCGTTCACCCTGTCCGGCGTCACCATCGTGGCCGCCGTGGCGATGCTCTTCCTGACGCTCTTCCCGAACGTCATGCCGTCCACGCTGAACGCGGACTGGAGCCTCACCGTCACCAACGCCTCCTCCGGCGCCTACACCCTGAAGATCATGACCTGGCTCGCGCTGATCGCCACGCCGTTCGTCATGCTCTACCAGGGCTGGACGTACTGGGTCTTCCGCAAGCGGATCGGCACCCAGCACATCGCCGATCCCGTGCATTGA
- a CDS encoding cytochrome ubiquinol oxidase subunit I: protein MDLALAPETLARWQFGITTVYHFLFVPLTISLAALTAGLQTAWVRTEKEKYLRATKFWGKLFLINIAMGVVTGIVQEFQFGMNWSDYSRFVGDVFGAPLAFEALLAFFFESTFIGLWIFGWDKLPKKIHLACIWMVSLGTLLSAWFILAANSWMQHPVGYRINEEKGRAELTDFWLVLTQNTTLNQVFHSFAAAFLTGGAFVVGIAAFHLIRKKHITVMRTSLRLGLVTMAVGGLLTAVSGDTLGKVMYEQQPMKMAAAEALWDGEGPAPFSVFAYGDVDKGHNEVALEIPGLLSFLAHGDFESHVPGINDTNEALQEEFGPGDYRPIVPVAYWSFRWMIGFGMASLSLALLGLWLTRKRFLLPATLRTGEDEVPHLVLLKKPLGARLTRLYWRLALWTMAFPLIANAWGWIFTEMGRQPWVVYGLMQTRHAVSPGVSQAEVITSMSVFTLLYAVLAVIEVKLLAKYVKAGPPELTEADLNPPTKIGGDPRDADKPMAFSY from the coding sequence GTGGACCTGGCTTTGGCGCCGGAGACCCTGGCGCGATGGCAGTTCGGTATCACCACCGTCTACCACTTCCTCTTCGTTCCCCTGACGATCTCCCTGGCCGCCCTCACTGCCGGGCTGCAGACCGCCTGGGTGCGCACCGAGAAGGAGAAGTACCTCAGGGCGACGAAGTTCTGGGGCAAGCTCTTCCTGATCAACATCGCGATGGGCGTGGTCACCGGCATCGTGCAGGAGTTCCAGTTCGGCATGAACTGGTCCGACTACTCGCGGTTCGTCGGTGACGTCTTCGGCGCCCCGCTCGCCTTCGAGGCCTTGCTCGCCTTCTTCTTCGAGTCCACCTTCATCGGCTTGTGGATCTTCGGCTGGGACAAGCTGCCCAAGAAGATCCACCTGGCCTGCATCTGGATGGTCTCGCTCGGCACCCTGCTGTCCGCCTGGTTCATCCTCGCGGCCAACTCCTGGATGCAGCACCCGGTCGGCTACCGGATCAACGAGGAGAAGGGCCGCGCCGAGCTCACCGACTTCTGGTTGGTGCTCACCCAGAACACCACGCTCAACCAGGTCTTCCACAGCTTCGCGGCGGCTTTCCTGACGGGCGGCGCCTTCGTGGTGGGCATCGCGGCCTTCCACCTGATACGCAAGAAGCACATCACCGTGATGCGGACGTCGCTCCGGCTCGGCCTGGTCACCATGGCGGTCGGCGGGCTGCTCACCGCGGTCAGCGGGGACACCCTCGGCAAGGTCATGTACGAGCAGCAGCCGATGAAGATGGCCGCCGCGGAGGCACTGTGGGACGGCGAGGGGCCGGCACCGTTCTCCGTGTTCGCGTACGGAGACGTCGACAAGGGGCACAACGAGGTCGCGCTGGAGATCCCCGGGCTGCTGTCCTTCCTCGCCCACGGCGACTTCGAGTCGCACGTGCCCGGGATCAACGACACCAATGAGGCCCTGCAGGAGGAGTTCGGGCCCGGTGACTACCGGCCCATCGTCCCCGTCGCCTACTGGAGCTTCCGCTGGATGATCGGCTTCGGCATGGCGTCCTTGTCGCTCGCCCTGCTGGGACTCTGGCTCACGCGGAAGAGGTTCCTGCTGCCGGCCACCCTGCGCACCGGAGAGGACGAGGTCCCGCATCTGGTGCTGCTGAAGAAGCCGCTCGGGGCACGGCTCACCCGGCTGTACTGGCGCCTGGCGCTCTGGACGATGGCGTTCCCGCTGATCGCCAACGCCTGGGGATGGATCTTCACCGAGATGGGCCGGCAGCCCTGGGTCGTCTACGGCCTGATGCAGACCCGTCACGCGGTCTCCCCCGGTGTGTCCCAGGCCGAGGTCATCACCTCGATGAGCGTCTTCACCCTGCTCTACGCCGTCCTGGCCGTCATCGAGGTCAAGCTGCTCGCCAAGTACGTCAAGGCAGGTCCGCCCGAGCTGACCGAGGCAGACCTCAACCCGCCCACGAAGATCGGCGGCGATCCCCGTGACGCCGACAAGCCGATGGCCTTCTCGTACTAG
- a CDS encoding M23 family metallopeptidase, translating into MRLTRRRPLLVAVPMCALAVLAARPTDGEVPQAPGHGLGSGVSAQVVRLYEEAAAATLKYEAGRREADRQRAEAQRLEDLLDRERAESAVLSEDLGRIARSQYRTGGGVPLTAHILLADDPEEMMRGQRALWKAHVALDNAIKKNARAEARITREEAKAAEAWKALEKRNKQLADLKNGIEQKLETARWQLQGQADASVTAGSCRGAVRLDQPEFRFTDSWVPPVETYALSASYGSGGALWANQHTGQDFAVPIGTPVRSVGAGRVVKVSCGGAFGIEIVVQHTGGYYTQYAHLAAVAVDQGERVSPGQWIGQSGTSGNSTGPHLHFEVRVTPEMGSAVDPVPWLAQRGLTL; encoded by the coding sequence ATGCGCCTCACCCGCCGCCGTCCGCTGCTCGTCGCCGTGCCGATGTGCGCGCTCGCCGTGCTCGCCGCCCGGCCCACCGACGGCGAGGTGCCCCAGGCCCCCGGCCACGGCCTGGGATCCGGCGTCAGTGCACAGGTGGTGCGGCTTTACGAGGAAGCGGCCGCGGCGACCCTGAAGTACGAGGCGGGCAGGCGCGAGGCCGACCGGCAGCGGGCCGAGGCGCAGCGGCTGGAGGATCTGCTCGACCGGGAGCGGGCGGAGTCCGCTGTCCTGAGCGAGGACCTGGGCCGGATCGCGCGGTCCCAGTACCGCACCGGCGGTGGGGTGCCGCTGACCGCGCACATCCTCCTCGCGGACGACCCCGAGGAGATGATGCGAGGCCAGCGGGCCCTGTGGAAGGCGCATGTGGCCCTCGACAACGCGATCAAGAAGAACGCACGGGCCGAGGCGCGGATCACCCGTGAGGAGGCGAAGGCGGCGGAAGCGTGGAAAGCGCTGGAGAAGCGGAACAAGCAACTCGCCGACCTGAAGAACGGCATCGAGCAGAAACTCGAGACGGCGCGGTGGCAGCTGCAGGGACAGGCGGACGCCTCGGTGACGGCCGGCTCCTGCCGTGGTGCGGTACGGCTCGACCAGCCGGAGTTCCGGTTCACCGACTCCTGGGTGCCACCGGTGGAGACCTATGCGCTGTCCGCGTCCTACGGGAGTGGCGGCGCACTCTGGGCCAACCAGCACACCGGGCAGGACTTCGCGGTGCCGATCGGCACGCCGGTGCGGTCCGTGGGCGCGGGCAGGGTGGTGAAGGTGTCCTGCGGAGGGGCCTTCGGCATCGAGATCGTGGTGCAGCACACGGGCGGCTACTACACGCAGTACGCCCATCTGGCCGCCGTCGCCGTCGACCAGGGCGAGCGCGTCTCGCCCGGGCAGTGGATCGGCCAGTCCGGGACCAGCGGCAACTCCACCGGACCGCATCTGCATTTCGAGGTGCGGGTCACGCCGGAGATGGGCTCGGCGGTGGATCCGGTGCCGTGGCTCGCGCAACGAGGCCTCACCCTCTGA
- a CDS encoding LacI family DNA-binding transcriptional regulator yields MTAAGKHQVSRAETSRRGSKPGRAGIRDVAAAAGVSITTVSDALNGKGRLPDATRRHVREVADRLGYRPSAAARTLRTGKSGLIGLTVTTYGEEPFTFTEFAYFAEMARAATSAALARGYALVILPATSRHDVWSNVALDGTVVIDPSDQDPVVSELVRQGLPVVSDGRPAGSLPVTAWVDNDHEAAVLGILDHLAAAGARRIGLLTGTTTDTYTHLSTTAYLHWCERVGQDPVYESYPAHDPCAGAVAADRLLARPDRPDAVYGLFDPNGTDLLAAARRYGLRVPDDLLLVCCSESTVYANTEPPVTTLSLKPRRIGTAVVQLLIDAIEGVDPEHTVAQVIPTELIVRTSSQRRPPRTTVSPPRSPA; encoded by the coding sequence ATGACAGCAGCAGGGAAGCACCAGGTGAGCCGCGCGGAAACCTCACGCCGAGGCAGCAAGCCGGGTCGAGCGGGCATCAGGGACGTGGCCGCCGCCGCCGGAGTCTCCATCACGACCGTCTCCGATGCCCTCAACGGCAAGGGCAGGCTCCCGGACGCCACCCGGCGCCACGTCCGCGAGGTCGCCGACAGGCTGGGCTACCGTCCCTCGGCCGCCGCCCGCACGCTCCGTACCGGCAAGTCGGGACTCATCGGCCTGACCGTGACGACCTACGGGGAAGAACCTTTCACCTTCACCGAGTTCGCGTACTTCGCCGAGATGGCGCGTGCCGCCACCTCCGCCGCGCTCGCCCGCGGCTACGCCCTCGTGATCCTCCCCGCGACCTCCCGACACGACGTGTGGTCCAACGTCGCTCTGGACGGCACGGTCGTCATCGATCCCTCGGACCAGGATCCGGTCGTCAGTGAACTGGTCCGGCAGGGTTTACCGGTCGTCTCCGACGGCCGCCCGGCCGGTTCGCTCCCGGTCACGGCCTGGGTGGACAACGACCACGAGGCCGCGGTGCTCGGCATCCTCGACCATCTGGCCGCCGCGGGCGCCCGCCGTATCGGCCTGCTGACCGGGACCACGACCGACACCTACACCCACCTGTCGACCACCGCGTATCTGCACTGGTGCGAGCGCGTAGGCCAGGACCCGGTCTACGAGTCCTACCCGGCACACGATCCGTGCGCCGGCGCCGTCGCCGCCGACCGGCTGCTCGCCCGCCCCGACCGTCCCGACGCCGTCTACGGGCTGTTCGATCCCAACGGCACCGATCTGCTCGCCGCCGCGCGCCGCTACGGCCTGCGCGTCCCGGACGACCTGCTGCTCGTCTGCTGCAGCGAGTCCACCGTCTACGCGAACACCGAGCCGCCCGTCACCACGCTCTCGCTCAAACCACGACGCATCGGCACGGCTGTGGTCCAGCTGCTCATCGACGCCATCGAAGGGGTCGATCCGGAACACACGGTGGCGCAGGTGATACCCACCGAGCTGATCGTGCGCACCTCGTCGCAGCGCCGGCCACCGCGCACGACGGTCAGCCCGCCGCGGTCGCCGGCCTGA
- a CDS encoding HAD hydrolase family protein translates to MRDNDRVTSAIRQPATPGSPQFSTSLEQKDSPVVPPRLIATDLDGTLLRDDKSVSPRTVAALAAAEEAGIEVFFVTGRPARWMDVVSDHVHGHGLAICGNGAAVVDLHGGPGAHRFVKVRELARPNALDAVQMLRDAAPGTVYAVEQTYGFHQEPAYPKLHMEVPDLLAPAEELLAPDAPAADEPVLKVLAHHPELDPDAFLSLARLAVGTRANVTRSSPSALLEISGPDVSKASTLALCCAERGISHEQVVAFGDMPNDIEMLTWAGRSYAMGNAHPDVLAAASGQTIANNEDGVAVVIEQLLADHF, encoded by the coding sequence ATACGGGACAATGACCGGGTGACCTCAGCGATCCGACAGCCCGCGACCCCGGGCTCTCCCCAGTTCTCGACCTCGCTCGAGCAGAAAGACAGCCCCGTCGTCCCACCGCGGCTCATCGCCACCGACCTCGACGGCACCCTGCTGCGCGACGACAAGTCGGTGTCCCCCCGCACGGTCGCCGCACTGGCCGCCGCCGAGGAGGCGGGCATCGAGGTTTTCTTCGTCACCGGCCGCCCCGCCCGCTGGATGGACGTCGTCAGCGACCATGTCCACGGCCACGGGCTCGCCATCTGCGGCAACGGCGCCGCCGTCGTGGACCTGCACGGCGGTCCCGGCGCCCACCGCTTCGTGAAGGTGCGGGAGCTCGCCCGGCCGAACGCGCTGGACGCGGTGCAGATGCTGCGCGACGCCGCACCGGGCACCGTGTACGCCGTCGAGCAGACCTACGGCTTCCACCAGGAGCCGGCGTACCCGAAGCTGCACATGGAGGTCCCGGACCTTTTGGCCCCGGCCGAGGAACTGCTGGCGCCGGACGCCCCCGCCGCCGACGAACCGGTGCTCAAGGTCCTCGCCCACCACCCCGAACTCGACCCCGACGCCTTCCTCAGCCTGGCGCGGCTGGCCGTCGGCACCCGTGCCAACGTCACCCGCTCCAGCCCGAGCGCCCTGCTGGAGATCAGCGGTCCCGACGTGTCCAAGGCGAGCACGCTCGCCCTGTGCTGCGCCGAACGCGGAATCTCACACGAGCAGGTCGTGGCGTTCGGGGACATGCCCAACGACATCGAGATGCTCACCTGGGCGGGCCGCTCCTACGCGATGGGCAATGCCCACCCGGACGTCCTCGCCGCCGCCTCGGGGCAGACGATCGCCAACAACGAGGACGGAGTGGCCGTGGTGATCGAACAGCTGCTTGCGGATCATTTCTGA
- the cydD gene encoding thiol reductant ABC exporter subunit CydD has translation MKPIDPRLLRYTRATRFFLVAVVTLGAVGAGLVIAQAMLIAEVVVGAFQHGLDLAEIGTPVMLLVCVAVGRALVGWLTELAAHRASAAVKSELRGRLLERATALGPGWLTGQRTGSLVALATRGVDALDGYFSRYLPQLGLAVVVPVAVLARIVTEDWVSAAIIVVTLPLIPVFMMLIGWVTQSQMDRQWELLSRLSGHFLDVVAGLPTLKVFGRAKAQAESIRRITDEYRRATMRTLRIAFISSFALELLATLSVALVAVTIGMRLVYGEMDLYTGLVILILAPEAYLPLRQVGTQYHAAAEGLAAAEEIFSVLETPVPTPGTGAVPSGALSFEGVTVRYPGRSTDALSNVSFSVEPGETVALVGPSGAGKSTLLNVLLGFVRPTEGRVRIGEADFSGVDPAQWHSRVAWVPQRPHLYAGTIAENVRLARPGADDDAVRRALRDAGALEFVDALPEGADTALGEDGAGLSAGQRQRLALARAFLADRPVLLLDEPTAALDGATEAEVVAAVRRLAAGRTVLLVAHRPALLAVADRVVRVTEPAAGDRARPGPADHDGVDQEPPLTEHAAGAAPASAEGAAGSGPEDALTETGAETGARGVLARVRALSGARRGRLTFALVLGSIALGSAVGLMATSGYLISRASQQPPVLYLMIAVTATRAFGIGRAVFRYAERLVSHDAVLRTLADTRVAVYRRLERLAPAGLRGTRRGDLLSRLVADVDELQDYWLRWLLPAGAAVAVSALSVGFTAWLLPEAGAVLAAGLLAAGAGVPAITGAVARRAERRLAPARGVLATRVTDLLTGTAELTVAGALPRRTAETRRADGVLTRIASRAATATALGDGLTALISGLTVTAAALVGVQAVSAGRLDGVALAVVVLTPLAAFEAVLGLPLAVQHRQRVRKSAERVYEVLDAPVPVQEPERPRQAPASPFPLVVKELEARHAGQERDALAGLDLRLEQGRRIAVVGPSGSGKTTLARVLLRFLDARAGSYTLAGVDAYALDGDDVRRLVGLCAQDAHLFDSSVRENLLLAKRDATEGELRDALARARLLEWADSLPDGLDTLVGEHGARLSGGQRQRLALARALLADFPVLVLDEPAEHLDLPTADALTADLLAATEGRTTLLITHRLAGLTAVDEVIVLDEGRVVQRGAYEELAAVAGPLRRMLRREAESDRLAVAN, from the coding sequence GTGAAACCAATCGACCCGCGACTGCTCCGCTACACCCGCGCCACGCGATTCTTCCTGGTGGCGGTCGTCACCCTGGGCGCCGTCGGCGCGGGGCTGGTGATCGCTCAGGCCATGCTCATCGCCGAGGTGGTGGTGGGCGCCTTCCAGCACGGTCTGGACCTGGCCGAAATCGGCACTCCCGTGATGCTCCTGGTCTGTGTCGCGGTCGGCCGCGCCCTGGTCGGCTGGCTCACCGAGCTGGCCGCGCACCGGGCGAGCGCGGCGGTCAAGTCGGAACTGCGGGGCCGACTGCTGGAGCGGGCCACGGCACTCGGCCCGGGGTGGCTGACCGGGCAGCGGACCGGTTCGCTGGTCGCCCTGGCGACCCGTGGGGTCGACGCCCTCGACGGCTACTTCTCGCGCTATCTGCCCCAACTGGGGCTCGCTGTGGTCGTCCCGGTGGCGGTGCTGGCGCGGATCGTCACCGAGGACTGGGTCTCGGCGGCGATCATCGTCGTCACGCTGCCGCTCATCCCGGTCTTCATGATGCTGATCGGATGGGTCACCCAGTCCCAGATGGACCGGCAGTGGGAGCTGCTGTCCCGGCTGTCCGGTCACTTCCTGGACGTCGTCGCCGGGCTGCCGACGCTGAAGGTGTTCGGGCGGGCCAAGGCGCAGGCGGAGTCGATCCGGCGGATCACCGACGAATACCGCCGGGCGACCATGCGGACCCTGCGGATCGCCTTCATCTCCTCCTTCGCGCTGGAACTCCTCGCCACCCTCTCGGTGGCGCTGGTCGCCGTGACGATCGGCATGCGGCTCGTGTACGGCGAGATGGACCTGTACACCGGCCTGGTCATCCTGATCCTCGCGCCCGAGGCGTACCTGCCGCTGCGACAGGTCGGTACGCAGTACCACGCCGCGGCGGAAGGGCTGGCCGCCGCCGAGGAGATCTTCTCGGTCCTGGAGACACCCGTGCCGACGCCGGGCACCGGCGCGGTACCGTCGGGCGCCCTGTCCTTCGAGGGCGTGACCGTCCGCTATCCCGGACGGTCGACGGACGCGTTGTCGAACGTGTCCTTCTCCGTCGAGCCAGGGGAGACGGTCGCGCTGGTCGGGCCGAGCGGGGCCGGCAAGTCGACGTTGCTGAACGTGTTGCTGGGCTTCGTGCGGCCGACCGAGGGACGGGTGCGGATCGGGGAAGCCGATTTCTCCGGTGTCGATCCGGCGCAGTGGCACAGCCGGGTGGCCTGGGTGCCGCAGCGGCCGCACCTGTACGCCGGGACGATCGCCGAGAACGTACGCCTGGCCCGGCCCGGCGCGGACGACGACGCCGTCCGCCGTGCCCTGCGGGACGCGGGTGCCCTGGAATTCGTGGACGCGCTGCCCGAGGGTGCCGACACCGCGTTGGGGGAGGACGGAGCGGGGCTGTCCGCAGGACAGCGGCAACGGCTCGCGCTGGCCCGCGCCTTCCTTGCGGACCGTCCCGTGCTGCTGCTCGACGAGCCGACGGCCGCGCTGGACGGGGCCACCGAGGCCGAGGTCGTGGCAGCTGTACGGCGGCTGGCGGCCGGTCGGACCGTGCTGCTGGTGGCACACCGGCCGGCCCTGCTGGCGGTGGCGGATCGCGTGGTGCGGGTGACGGAACCCGCTGCCGGCGACCGGGCGCGGCCCGGACCGGCGGATCACGACGGCGTCGACCAGGAGCCTCCGCTCACCGAACACGCTGCCGGTGCCGCTCCCGCCTCCGCCGAAGGCGCGGCGGGGTCCGGACCGGAGGACGCCCTGACAGAAACCGGCGCAGAGACCGGCGCGCGCGGAGTGCTGGCCCGTGTCCGTGCTCTGTCCGGTGCCCGGCGAGGGCGGCTCACGTTCGCGCTGGTGCTCGGCAGCATCGCGCTGGGCAGCGCCGTGGGCCTCATGGCGACGTCCGGATATCTCATCTCCCGGGCCTCGCAGCAGCCCCCCGTGCTCTATCTGATGATCGCCGTGACGGCGACGCGGGCCTTCGGCATCGGACGAGCCGTGTTCCGGTACGCCGAGCGACTCGTGTCGCACGACGCGGTGCTGAGGACGCTGGCCGACACCAGGGTCGCCGTGTACCGGCGGCTGGAGCGGCTGGCCCCTGCCGGACTGCGAGGAACACGCCGGGGCGATCTGCTCTCCCGGCTGGTCGCCGACGTGGACGAACTGCAGGACTACTGGCTGCGCTGGCTGCTTCCGGCAGGTGCGGCGGTGGCCGTCTCGGCCCTGTCCGTCGGCTTCACGGCCTGGCTGCTCCCCGAGGCCGGAGCCGTGCTCGCGGCCGGGCTGCTCGCGGCGGGAGCCGGTGTACCGGCGATCACGGGCGCCGTGGCCCGGCGTGCGGAGCGCCGGCTGGCGCCCGCCCGCGGAGTCCTCGCGACCCGCGTCACCGACCTGCTCACCGGAACCGCGGAGCTGACGGTCGCGGGCGCCCTGCCCAGGCGGACCGCGGAGACACGACGGGCCGACGGAGTGCTCACCCGGATCGCCTCGCGCGCGGCCACCGCCACCGCCCTCGGAGACGGACTCACCGCACTGATCTCGGGTCTGACCGTCACGGCCGCGGCCCTCGTCGGCGTGCAGGCGGTGTCCGCCGGCCGGCTGGACGGCGTGGCGCTGGCCGTTGTCGTCCTCACCCCGCTGGCGGCCTTCGAGGCCGTACTCGGACTGCCGCTCGCCGTGCAGCACCGGCAGCGAGTGCGCAAGAGCGCCGAGCGCGTGTACGAGGTACTGGACGCCCCGGTGCCGGTACAGGAGCCGGAACGACCCCGGCAGGCGCCCGCGTCGCCGTTCCCGCTCGTGGTCAAGGAGCTCGAGGCCCGGCATGCCGGGCAGGAACGGGACGCGCTCGCCGGACTGGACCTGAGGCTGGAGCAGGGCCGCAGGATCGCGGTGGTCGGCCCGTCCGGCTCGGGCAAGACGACGCTCGCACGGGTGCTGTTGCGGTTCCTGGACGCGAGGGCGGGCTCGTACACGCTGGCCGGTGTGGACGCGTACGCCCTGGACGGCGACGACGTGCGACGGCTGGTCGGACTGTGCGCGCAGGACGCCCACCTCTTCGACAGCTCGGTGCGCGAGAACCTGCTGCTCGCGAAGCGGGACGCCACCGAGGGTGAACTGCGCGACGCGCTCGCCCGTGCCAGGCTGCTGGAGTGGGCCGACAGCCTGCCCGACGGCCTGGACACCCTCGTCGGCGAGCACGGGGCACGGCTCTCCGGGGGGCAGCGGCAACGCCTGGCACTGGCCAGGGCGTTGCTCGCGGACTTCCCCGTGCTGGTGCTGGACGAACCCGCGGAGCACCTCGACCTGCCGACCGCGGACGCGCTCACCGCCGATCTGCTGGCCGCCACCGAGGGCCGCACGACCCTGCTCATCACCCACCGGCTGGCCGGACTGACGGCGGTGGACGAGGTGATCGTGCTGGACGAGGGGCGCGTGGTGCAGCGCGGAGCATACGAGGAACTGGCAGCCGTGGCCGGACCGTTGCGGCGCATGCTGCGGCGCGAGGCCGAGTCGGACCGGCTGGCGGTGGCGAACTGA
- the hisC gene encoding histidinol-phosphate transaminase, whose product MSETSPKLRAELEGIPTYKPGKPAAAGGPVAYKLSSNENPYPPLPGVMEAIASAVSSFNRYPDMACTALMAELAERFAVPVSHLATGTGSVGIAQQLLQATSGPGDEVIYGWRSFEAYPIITRISGATPVQVPLTPGDVHDLDAMAEAVTDRTRLIFVCNPNNPTGTVVRRAELERFLDRVPRDVLVVLDEAYREFIRDPEVPDGVEIYRERPNVCVLRTFSKAYGLAGLRVGFAIAHEPVAAALRKTAVPFGVSQLAQDAAIASLRAEDELIGRVGSLVCERNRVMDALHAQGWKVPESQANFVWLRLGERTAAFAQACEQAGVVVRPFPGEGARVTVGETEANDIFLKVTEAFRKEL is encoded by the coding sequence GTGAGCGAGACGAGCCCCAAACTGCGCGCCGAGCTGGAGGGGATCCCCACGTACAAACCGGGCAAGCCGGCGGCGGCCGGTGGCCCGGTGGCCTACAAGCTGTCCTCCAACGAGAACCCGTATCCGCCGCTGCCGGGGGTGATGGAGGCCATCGCCTCCGCGGTGTCCTCCTTCAACCGCTACCCCGACATGGCCTGCACGGCCCTGATGGCGGAGCTGGCCGAGCGCTTCGCCGTCCCGGTCTCCCACCTGGCCACCGGCACCGGTTCGGTGGGCATCGCCCAGCAACTGCTGCAGGCCACCTCGGGCCCCGGTGACGAGGTGATCTATGGCTGGCGCTCGTTCGAGGCGTACCCGATCATCACCAGGATCAGCGGTGCCACCCCCGTGCAGGTGCCCCTGACCCCGGGGGATGTGCACGATCTCGACGCGATGGCCGAGGCGGTCACCGACCGGACCCGGCTCATCTTCGTCTGCAACCCCAACAACCCGACCGGCACGGTGGTCCGGCGGGCCGAACTGGAGCGCTTCCTCGACCGGGTGCCCCGCGATGTCCTGGTGGTGCTCGACGAGGCCTACCGTGAGTTCATCCGTGACCCCGAGGTGCCGGACGGTGTGGAGATCTACCGGGAGCGGCCCAATGTCTGTGTGCTGCGGACCTTCTCCAAGGCCTACGGGCTGGCCGGACTGCGCGTGGGTTTCGCGATCGCCCATGAGCCGGTGGCCGCGGCGCTGCGCAAGACGGCGGTGCCGTTCGGTGTGAGCCAGCTCGCGCAGGATGCGGCGATCGCCTCGCTGCGTGCCGAGGACGAGCTCATCGGCCGGGTCGGTTCGCTGGTGTGTGAGCGCAACCGGGTCATGGACGCGCTGCATGCTCAGGGCTGGAAGGTGCCCGAGAGCCAGGCCAACTTCGTGTGGCTGCGGCTGGGGGAGCGCACGGCGGCGTTCGCGCAGGCGTGCGAGCAGGCAGGCGTGGTCGTCAGGCCGTTCCCCGGGGAGGGGGCGCGGGTGACGGTCGGCGAGACCGAGGCCAACGACATCTTCCTGAAGGTGACGGAGGCCTTCCGCAAGGAGCTGTAG